From the genome of Anaerolineae bacterium, one region includes:
- a CDS encoding MFS transporter: protein MAKSDRQGKHNRGARGIAAARALPGLTGRTALTFVVLLGVVSLFGDIVYEGARSITGPYLALLGASAAAVGIVAGFGELVGYGLRLVFGYISDRTQQYWPITLVGYGLTVVAVPLLALAGRWEVAALLIILERTGKAIRTPARDAMLSHATAKMGRGWGFGIHEALDQMGATVDALFVAGALAARDSYQAGFAALLVPGVLALVTLLVARLLYPAPRDLEVASPPLTTHGFPRAFWLYLTAVALVAAGYADFPLVAFHFQKQAVVRGSVIPLYFALAMATDALAALVFGRLFDRIGLGILMAVSLLSALFAPLVFLGGASVALVGVALWGIGLGAQESIMRAAVAPMVAANRRGTAYGIFNTGYGLFWFLGSALMGVLYDVSLAALVIFSSAMQLASVPLLLRVSRETRR from the coding sequence ATGGCAAAGTCGGACCGTCAGGGCAAGCATAACCGTGGTGCACGCGGTATAGCAGCCGCGCGCGCCCTGCCGGGGCTGACCGGGCGGACAGCGCTAACGTTCGTCGTCCTGCTCGGAGTCGTCAGTCTCTTCGGCGACATCGTGTACGAAGGGGCCCGGAGCATCACCGGGCCTTACCTCGCCCTCCTGGGGGCCAGCGCCGCCGCGGTGGGCATCGTGGCCGGTTTCGGCGAATTGGTCGGCTACGGTCTGCGCCTGGTCTTCGGGTACATCAGCGACCGCACCCAGCAGTACTGGCCCATCACGCTTGTCGGCTACGGCCTGACGGTGGTCGCCGTCCCGCTCCTAGCCTTGGCCGGACGTTGGGAAGTGGCGGCGCTCCTCATCATCCTGGAGCGAACGGGGAAGGCCATCCGCACCCCTGCGCGGGACGCCATGCTGTCGCATGCCACGGCGAAGATGGGTCGCGGCTGGGGCTTCGGCATCCACGAGGCGCTGGACCAGATGGGCGCGACCGTCGACGCCCTCTTCGTCGCCGGGGCCTTGGCAGCACGGGACAGCTACCAAGCCGGATTTGCCGCCCTGCTGGTGCCGGGGGTGCTCGCCCTGGTCACGCTCTTGGTAGCGCGACTGCTCTATCCCGCTCCGCGCGACCTGGAAGTGGCGAGCCCACCGCTGACGACGCACGGTTTCCCGCGTGCCTTCTGGCTCTACCTTACCGCCGTCGCCCTGGTTGCCGCCGGTTACGCCGACTTTCCGCTTGTCGCGTTCCACTTCCAGAAGCAGGCGGTGGTCCGCGGCAGCGTCATTCCTCTGTACTTCGCCCTCGCCATGGCGACCGATGCTCTGGCGGCGCTGGTCTTCGGCCGCCTTTTCGACCGCATCGGGCTTGGCATCTTGATGGCTGTCTCACTGCTCTCGGCGCTGTTCGCACCGCTCGTGTTCCTGGGCGGCGCCTCGGTGGCGCTGGTCGGAGTGGCACTCTGGGGCATAGGCCTGGGAGCGCAGGAGTCGATCATGCGCGCCGCCGTCGCGCCCATGGTAGCAGCGAATCGGCGCGGCACGGCTTACGGGATTTTCAACACTGGCTACGGTCTCTTCTGGTTCCTCGGCAGCGCGCTGATGGGAGTGCTCTACGACGTCTCCCTTGCAGCTCTAGTCATCTTCTCCTCAGCGATGCAGTTGGCGTCTGTTCCGCTCCTGTTGAGGGTCAGTCGCGAGACGCGCCGATGA